The Setaria viridis chromosome 9, Setaria_viridis_v4.0, whole genome shotgun sequence sequence CACAGTATCTGAAATCACGGTGCGTTCTTTAGCCAACCATTTTCACCCAGTGGCCCATGGAGATGCCAAATTGCTGACCTGTTCTGTTCTTATGTTCTTGGCCATTCCTTTCCTTAGACTTCTCCACTTTAGAATGCCAAAATTCCAAATGTTTAAGTTTAATTATGCTGGAATGATTGAGAATTTGGGCATGGACTGATAGAGTGCCACAGGTTTGGCAGAGTATTTCTTCATTTGAGTCATCGCCGTTCTGGTAGTGTTGTTTGTACTATCCGGATAATCGGGATGAAAAAGAAGTGCAAATGGTCCTTCTTTTTTTGGGTTTGCTGTTCTTCCTTTTATTCCTATATTTTATAATTGACACTGGGATGCGGACGTTTGTGGTTATTTAAATCGACTTCTTTTTATTGGATTGCTGAAAAGTCAGGTCCTTGGTACTGCAAGTAGGACTGCCACTTTTGACTTCAGAGTAGTCTGAGATGATGGAAAATATACAACTAAAATAAAGTAgtattcttttccttttctatttttggAAGACAAACACTAGTATTTCCTTTCATATTCAATGCCAAGAAGAATTCACTGTCGATACCTGACAATTTGTTGACGATTACACATTCATCATGATTCATGACAGTTTCACTCAATTATTGTTATTGCGCTATCTAAGTTGAGGTTTTTGCCTATTCAGTGACTGCCCTCAGCACGTTCTACACGGCCTTGAACTCGCCGTCGCAGCTGACAAACTGGGTGCCCCAGAACGGTGACCCTTGTGGCCAGTCTTGGCTCGGGGTTACTTGTTCTGGTTCAAGAGTGATAACAATGTGAGGTGACACTGAAGTTGACATGATTCTGACATAAACTCTGTTCTTCTGACATGCTAATTTTCTTCAGAAAAGTACCTGGCATGGGGCTAAATGGGACCCTGGGATACAACATGAATCTCCTCACTGAACTATCTGAGCTGTTAGTGGAATCATCTCCCACATACTTTCAGTGTTTCGATGCTACATGTCGACCTTTTAGCATCGTTCTGATAAGTTATCTTGTTACAGTGATGCGAGCAACAATAATCTTGGAGGAAGTGATATCCCTTATAATCTCCCACCAAATCTTGAGAGACTGTAAGTTATGGTTTGACTTTCACGGCTCAAGGACCTGCTCTTGTCTTTGTCGATTATTTTGCTAGTCTGACAGACACACTTGACCTGCAGAAATCTAGAGAAAAACAACTTCATTGGGACTTTACCTTACTCCATTTCCAAAATGGCTACACTTAATTATTTGTAAGTAGGTTAAATTTATGCCATTTTCATAGTTTGTGTATCTTTCTACGACATTGATTAAATCTCAACATGTTATATCACTCTATTTGGTTCAGAAATCTTGGTCATAATCAGCTGTCAGACATCAATGTTGTCTTCAACCAACTGACCAACTTAACAACATTGTGAGCACTTTCTTAAATTATATCTATATAGAAATTTAATTGGTGAGCTACCATGTGGACATTTTGACAGATAATAGTAAACTTATTTTAGGGACTTCTCGTATAACTCGTTTTCTGGCACTCTTCCTGAAAGCTTCAGCAACATGACAAGTTTAAGCACACTGTAAGGACATTCTCCTTATCCTTCATTAATCATTATAATATATACTGTCAAAAATCCAAATAAGTACTGAAATCCGAGAATTGCAATGACATGTCCTATCCTCAGTTATTTGCAGAACAATCAATTTACCGGCACGATAGACGTTCTCACTGATCTCCCTCTGACGGACCTGTAAGTTGCCACACTTGCCACACGTTGTGTATTACACCATTCATCTTTTACTAGTCATCCAGTTATCAATTTCACTTGCAGAAATGTTGCAAATAACCAATTCAGTGGTTCAATTCCTGATAAGATGAAGAGCATAAGCAATCTCCAGTAAGTATTTTCACTACCCTTATCAGCCCATCACagttccaaatcacaggatggGTATTGTAATTCAGGCTTCACGTTGTAGGACAAATGGCGATTATTGGGTTCCTGTTGGGTtacaactctagcctaccccaacttgcttgggactgaaaggctttgttgttgttgttgttgtaggaCAAGTGGCAACTCCTTTAGCAACAGTCCTGCACCAGCTGCAACAGCACCTCCATCAGACACTCGACCTTCGCGACCATCTCCATCTGGAAGTCCAAGTCAGAGTAACCATAACAGTAGTCCATCACGAGGAAGGGATACCGGTAATGGTGGCAGTGGTGGCAAAAGCTCCAAAGTAACCAGTGCTGCAGTTGCAGGGATTGTGATATCACTGGTGGTTGTAGGTGCATTGGTTGGCTTCTTTCTGATCAAGAGGAAATCTATGAGGCATCAACAGGGAGGTGATCCTGAAAAGAATGAGCACCTCAGCCCTCTTGCATCCGGGAAAATTAAACGTAAGTCTATCGTGACATCTACTAGTAAGAAAATTTATTCAGCACATCATCCAGGTGTTGCCTGTTTGTCTTGCCTGAACAATGGTTGCTGTTCAGAACTGAGGCCCATCTGCTCTATCTTGCTCTCACCAACTGGAAAAGAGCTGAAGAAGAATGTATCAATGAACTTGAAACCACCGTCGAAAATCGAGCTGCACAAGTCCTTCAACGAAAATGATCCCACTAACAAGCCTGTTGCGAAGAAAGTAAACCTCTCTTCCATCAGGGCAACTGCATACACGGTGACAGACCTGCAGGTAGCAACGGAGAGCTTCAGTGCTTACAATCTGGTCGGCGAAGGCTCTTTTGGCCGTGTTTACAGAGCACAGTTGTCTGATCAGAAGGTATGTTCAGTAACCTTCATATGACAATTTCTTTTCCAGAGGTGAAATAACACATTCAACATTCATTATCACAGAGTTTGTATTCTGTTCATTCTTAATGCTTACTACCTTATAATTTTATAGTATCAGTGATTATGCTCTTACGTAAACTGATTATATTAAGCTCATGTATGTAGCATATCCATATTCAAACTGGAAGTTCATTCTCTGTACACTATGCAAAGCTGTAAGCAAGAAAAAACAGGCAAACATAGTACAGAAACTTCACAGGATTGATTATTATAGTAGGATTTAGGGTTGTCAACTGCATATCTCATGATAGTTTTAGTTTAACGTTAATAggttttttcctttatttttatttcatatTATATCTTTGTGTAGTTAAGTTTGCCTCACATTTTTGTTAAACCATTGTAGCCTCAGTTTCTGGTTTCTACTTATTCCAGGTTCTGGCTGTGAAGAAAATCAATTTCTCTGCCATCCCAGACCACCCATCTGATTTCTTCATTAAGTTGGTTGCCAACATTGCAAAGCTAAATCATCCAAACCTCTCAGAGCTAGATGGCTACTGCTCAGAGCATGGACAGTGCTTGCTGGCATATGAATTTTACAAGAATGGATCTCTTCATGACATCCTTCACCTGTCAGATGGCAACAGCAGATCGTTGTCTTGGAATAGCCGTGTCAAGATTGCGCTAGGATCAGCGAGGGCATTAGAGTAAGTCAGGCAGACTCATCAAAtgattttataatttttttgaactCAATTTGTGCTACTTTTCAGGTATCTACATGAAACTTGTTCGCCATCTATCATCCACAAGAATTTCAAATCATCTAACATACTGTTGGACGATGAGCTTAACCCCCACATTTCAGATTGTGGGTTTGCAGACCTAATTCCCAATCAGGAACTCCAGGTATCAGAATGTAGTTTTACAGATGGGGCATCTCAGAATGTATGAAGTATGAACACAATAAGATAAATGTACCCTGATCCTTATCGAGTACTTCACAGTTGCAATTTAATGTTATTGTTTGTTAGTAGTCAGTTGGAGTCAAGTGTGGGATATAACTCAGTATTAAAAACAGTCTGTCGGACCTTATTCTGATAGACTGCATCTTGCACTTAGCTATCTTACAAAACAGAAGATTTTGGGTTCCGTttgtgaagttttctttttgaCATCCTAATGCATTTTGAAGTTTGTGCACTTATGAATGGGCAAACTTTATCTAAAGATTCCCTTACAAATTCACAACTTCAGGAATCAGATGACAACTCGGGATACAGAGCTCCTGAGGTGACCATGTCCGGTCAGTACTCTCAAAAGAGCGATGTTTACAGCTTTGGAGTCGTCATGCTTGAGCTCCTGACTGGTCGTAAAGCATTCGACAGGTGAGCAAGGAGATTATTGCGCTGCGACTTATCCTTATAAAAGATGAGGCGGTGAGTTCCAACTTTAAACTGAATGATAAAGGTTCCCTGAAACTATTCCAGCTCTCAACCAAGGTCCCAGCAATCATTAGTCCGGTGGGCTACTCTGCAGCTGCACGACATCGACTCGCTAGATCAGATGGTTGATCCAGCACTGGAGGGGCTGTACCCTGCGAAATCACTCTCTCGGTTTGCAGACGCAATCGCTCTCTGTGTCCAGGTAAATTGTCTCAGTTTGGTTGCTATTTCCCCCCTCCAACCTTTTGCACAGTGTTGCTGATTGATCAATTTCCTATCCGGCTATCCCGACAGCCTGAGCCAGAATTCAGGCCACCAATGTCGGAGGTCGTCCAGTCTCTGGTCCGTCTTGTGCAACGATCAAGCATGGGGGCGGGGCTAGCTTAGTAGCGAGAGGAATTCTTGCCGGTTCGATGACTCTGGTGACCACACATTCTAGGGGAAAATAATGATGTATATTTCCTACAGTCTGATGAGGAACCATAGAAGACTCGGAAGTCAAATACATTGCAGCTTGGCAATGCTGTGACGGTGTGCCCTGTGCTGACTGAGAAACCAGTGTCAGGTGAAATATGACTTTTACCTATGACATTTCATGAGTCATTACTTGTTTTGTATATAAATTATCAAAGCAATGGCAGACCTTTTCTGCAGTACTGCTGCATCTGAATCAGGGGTGAAAAGGAAGTCAGTGCTGCTGCAATGGCCGACGAGGTGCTCGGGGGCCGTCGCGTTGATCTTCTCCCTGTTCAGCGCAAACCAGTAGCCTCCCTTGGTGTCTCGCCTGACATTGTCCGCATAGCCCGGCAGGTTGGCGAGGAGCTCGTAGCGACCGGCCTTGGGGCCCCTAATCCAATACCTGAACGCCTGGCACGGCCCCGTGTGCGCCACCACGACGTGTGTCCGGTCGGCGCTGACGGCGACGCCGTTGGGGTAGTGCAGGCTGGCCTTGAGCACGGCGACACGCCCGACTCGTGCGTCGTACTTGAGCAGCCGCCCCGCCGCATCACGGTGGATCATGATCTGCGTGTTGCGCGCACGGGGGTAGATGGTGCTCGAGTCGGTGAAGTAGACATCGCGCCACCACGACGTGTGTCCGGTCGGCGCTGACGGCGACGCCGTTGGGGTAGTGCAGGCTGGCCTTGAGCACGGCGACACGCCCGACTCGTGCGTCGTACTTGAGCAGCCGCCCCGCCGCATCACGGTGGATCATGATCTGCGTGTTGCGCGCACGGGGGTAGATGGTGCTCGAGTCGGTGAAGTAGACATCGCCGGTAGCCTGGTCGACGTCGACGCCGTTGGTGAAGTTGAAGggcacgccgccggcctccgctgccaccacctcggcctcgccgccgtccggcCCGACCTTCATCAGCTCTAGGTACGCGTCAGCGATGTACAGATCGCTGGTCTTGGCGTAGAACTGCAGGCCGAGCGGGCGCCCGCAGATGCTCTCGGTGTCTTCCGGCCGCCGCACAGGCGCCGTGCAGAGGGGGTTCTTCTTGTAGTTGGCGTTGTACGCGAACGTCGTCCAGCCGTTAGCGTTCCCGTCCCACCGGAGGACGCGGCCGTCGGAGACGCCGGCGTAGGGCCCCCGACCCCTGCGGTCGAAGGCGAGGCTCTCGGCGCCGGTGACACCGTGGGGCCGTGGGATTTGCTCGAGGGCAAGTGTAACACCCTAGTTTGAATTTTGGTAggattttaaaatttttaataAAACTTATTAGAATTAATTAGGAAGTGTGTAACTATTTGAAATAGATAtaattttctaaattaaataaaagAATCATAGGTTATACAATTTTGTTCGTTGCATTTATGCAATCGTTTCTGGTTGCTATGTAGTTTTAAAAGTGTTTTAATAAACACGTTTAGGTCTCGATTCAACCTCTTTCTCTAATACCCTAAACTATAATCAGACCTTCATGGAAACCTTATTCGATCATATCTAGCAACCCTTATCTTTCCTTTCTCATGCCGGGCTCATGTCATTCTCAAGTCTCACCTCATATCATGCCTCTCTCGAACCCCTGATGCAAATCAATCACAAGCGCCGAGTCTCTTCtatcttctatgtccatgctttTCTCTCGTGTACAAACACTGAATAATCCTCTCATTTATCCATCATGAATGTCAGGTTCTTTTTAGTatgagcaacttcaagagttttctaaaaaattattcCTCAAAATTATGTATTGGGAGCTCTTCCAAAAagttttcccccaaaaacatatcaaccacaacagatcgc is a genomic window containing:
- the LOC117839058 gene encoding LOW QUALITY PROTEIN: protein STRUBBELIG-RECEPTOR FAMILY 7 (The sequence of the model RefSeq protein was modified relative to this genomic sequence to represent the inferred CDS: deleted 1 base in 1 codon) produces the protein MALGAAGVAALLLATVFTGVTGDTNSDDVTALSTFYTALNSPSQLTNWVPQNGDPCGQSWLGVTCSGSRVITIKVPGMGLNGTLGYNMNLLTELSELDASNNNLGGSDIPYNLPPNLERLNLEKNNFIGTLPYSISKMATLNYLNLGHNQLSDINVVFNQLTNLTTLDFSYNSFSGTLPESFSNMTSLSTLYLQNNQFTGTIDVLTDLPLTDLNVANNQFSGSIPDKMKSISNLQTSGNSFSNSPAPAATAPPSDTRPSRPSPSGSPSQSNHNSSPSRGRDTGALVGFFLIKRKSMRHQQGGDPEKNEHLSPLASGKIKQLRPICSILLSPTGKELKKNVSMNLKPPSKIELHKSFNENDPTNKPVAKKVNLSSIRATAYTVTDLQVATESFSAYNLVGEGSFGRVYRAQLSDQKVLAVKKINFSAIPDHPSDFFIKLVANIAKLNHPNLSELDGYCSEHGQCLLAYEFYKNGSLHDILHLSDGNSRSLSWNSRVKIALGSARALEYLHETCSPSIIHKNFKSSNILLDDELNPHISDCGFADLIPNQELQESDDNSGYRAPEVTMSGQYSQKSDVYSFGVVMLELLTGRKAFDSSQPRSQQSLVRWATLQLHDIDSLDQMVDPALEGLYPAKSLSRFADAIALCVQPEPEFRPPMSEVVQSLVRLVQRSSMGAGLASSERNSCRFDDSGDHTF
- the LOC117835675 gene encoding protein STRICTOSIDINE SYNTHASE-LIKE 10-like, encoding MAASSASVSLAANPDSTLVYEWRMRRGAPAAAGALQEQLVPEAVHGLVVRVLQVRRRRRLDEHDGVTLALEQIPRPHGVTGAESLAFDRRGRGPYAGVSDGRVLRWDGNANGWTTFAYNANYKKNPLCTAPVRRPEDTESICGRPLGLQFYAKTSDLYIADAYLELMKVGPDGGEAEVVAAEAGGVPFNFTNGVDVDQATGDVYFTDSSTIYPRARNTQIMIHRDAAGRLLKYDARVGRVAVLKASLHYPNGVAIMIHRDAAGRLLKYDARVGRVAVLKASLHYPNGVAVSADRTHVVVAHTGPCQAFRYWIRGPKAGRYELLANLPGYADNVRRDTKGGYWFALNREKINATAPEHLVGHCSSTDFLFTPDSDAAVLQKRSAIALIIYIQNK